The segment ACGAGCTGGCACTCCTCAACGACGTCCGGCGTTGAGGAGCCGGCCGGGCTACCCGCAGTCGGCCCAGAGGGCGGCGAGGGGGGCCGGGATCTGGGGTATTGCTGCGCAGCCGCGGGGGCTGCGGGGGAATCCGTCGGTGGCGACGTAGGTCCAGGTGCCGTTGGGGGGCTTGGCGAAGTACTTCGCTGCGCTGCCTTCGTCCTGGAGCTGTACCTGCTCGCCCAGCGTGGCGCCGGAGGTGGGGGTGAATCTGGTGGCCGCGTAGGTGGTGCCGTCGCATGTGCCGTAGTAGAAGGTGCCCTTGACCGGTGCGATGTGGATCAGTCCGGTCTGCGACTGGCGGTATGCCTCGGTGACGGCGTCCTTCACCGCTTGCGGTACCACCAGCGAACGGCAGGAGGCGCTTGAGGCGCTGGCTGTGCGCTGGGTGGCGATCGCCGCTGGTGAGGTGCTGTGGCGGGACAGGCCGGTGGCGGCGAAGGCCCCGCCGGCGACCGCGGCCATGAGGGCGACGGCCAGGGCGGTGGTGGCGGTTCGGCGGCGCCGCAGGAGCTGTTCACCGCGAGCTCGAACGGCGGGTGCGGGCTGGGGGGTGAGCTGCGTGGCGAAATCGGCCGCGCCGGCCTTGAGGATGGTCTCGAAGTCCTCAGCAGCCATGGTGGGACACCTCCTGGTCGGTGGGGCGGGGGTCCGGGGTGCTGTCCGACAGATACGGTGCCATCGCCTGGCGTCCCCGCGAGAGCCGGGCCTTGACGGTTCCCGGCCGGGCCCCCGTCTCGTGCGCGACCTCCTCGACCGACAGACCGACCAGGTGGTGCAGCACGATCGCTCTGCGCTGCTCGGAGGGGATGCGGCGGAGCGCCGCCACCACCGCCACGTAGTCGGCGCTGGCGCCGGGGACCTCGTCCTCCACGCCGTGGCGGCGGTGGGCCGCCATCCGGTTGACCGTCTTGCGCCACACGCTCACCCGGATGCGGCAGGCCACCGTGCGCACCCAGGCCTCCGGGTCGCGGTACGCGGAGACCTTCTCCCAGCTCTGCCAAGCGCGGGCGTAGGCCTCCTGCACCAGGTCCTCCGCCTCGGTGCGGCTGCCCGTCATCGCGTACATCTGGCTGATCAGCCGGCGCACGCTGCCCGCGTAGAAAGCGTCGAAGTCACTCGGGTCGCGCATATGCCCCCCTCCCGCATCACAGTTCGAGGGATCTCACGCCCTCAATGACTTGTCACGCCTGACCCCGGGAGCGGGTTGCACGGTCCTGGCATGATCGGGCCGTGGAGGAAATGACGGAGGATACGGACACGGTGGAGGACATGCCGGCGGGCTGGGAGTGGGACGAGACGCTGTTCCTCGGAGCGGCCCCCTATTACCAGCGCGGGCGGCTCCCGTACGCGCCCGGGCTCGCGGATCTGCTCGCCGAGGTGCTCGTACTCGACGGCCGGGGGCGTCTTGTCGACGTGGGCTGTGGGCCCGGCACCCTGGCTCTCGGTCTGGGGCACCTCTTCGGTGAGGTCGTCGGTGTGGACCCGGACAGCGGGATGCTCGCCGAGGCCGGGCGCCGGGCTGCCGAGGCCGGTGTGACGGACAAGGTGCGGTGGGTCCGGGCCCGTGCCGAGGAGCTGCCCAAGGGCCTCGGGACCTTCACCGTCGCGACCTTCGGCCAGTCCTTTCACTGGATGGATCGCGATCTGGTGGCGGCGATCGTCAAGGACATGCTCCGGCCGGACGGGGTCTGGGTGCACGTCTCGGACCTGAAGACGGAGACGGAGACGGAGACGCTGTCCATCGACGGTCTCCCGCATCCGGGGGTGCCCTATGCCGCCGTCAAGGATCTGGTCCAGCGGTACCTGGGACCCGTCCGACGGGCCGGCCGTGGGGTGCTGCCGCACGGAACGCCGGGCGGCGAGGACGCTGTCCTCATCCGGGCCGGCTTTTCGGGCCCCGAGCGGTATGTCGTGCCCGGGGGACAGGCGCTGGAACGCACCCACGGCGATGTCGCCGCGGGGGTGTTCTCGATGTCCTCCTCCGCGCCGCATCTCTTCGGCACGCGGCGTGACGAGTTCGAGGAAGACCTCGATCGGCTGCTGCGGGAGACCTCGCCCTCGGGCCTGTACTCCGAACGCCAGCCGAGCACCGAGGTCTTCGTCTGGCGTGAGCCGACTCGTTCTGTCAGTGGCAGGCACTAGCGTCCTCGGCCATGAGCGAACCCACCTACCTCACCATCACCCGGGCGGCCTACGACACCGTCGCCGTCGACTACGCCGAGCTGCTCAGCGACGAACTCGCGGCCAAACCCCTGGACCGGGCGATGCTGGGCACGTTCGCCGAACTCGTACGGGGGGCCGGCGGCGGCGGGCCGGTCGGCGATCTGGGCTGTGGACCCGGCCGGGTGACGGTGCATCTGGACTCGCTCGGGCTGGACGCCTTCGGGGTCGACCTGTCGCCGGGAATGATCGGGGAGGCCCGCCGGAGGTATCCGGGGCTGCGGTTCGAGGAGGGGCGGATGGCTGCCCTGGACCTGGCGGACGGCTCGCTCGGCGGCGTTGTGGCCTGGTACTCGGTCATCCACACCCCGCCGGAGCTGCTGCCGGCGGTCTTCGCGGAGTTCCACCGGGTGCTGGCC is part of the Streptomyces sp. NBC_01262 genome and harbors:
- a CDS encoding SigE family RNA polymerase sigma factor, with amino-acid sequence MRDPSDFDAFYAGSVRRLISQMYAMTGSRTEAEDLVQEAYARAWQSWEKVSAYRDPEAWVRTVACRIRVSVWRKTVNRMAAHRRHGVEDEVPGASADYVAVVAALRRIPSEQRRAIVLHHLVGLSVEEVAHETGARPGTVKARLSRGRQAMAPYLSDSTPDPRPTDQEVSHHGC
- a CDS encoding class I SAM-dependent methyltransferase is translated as MPAGWEWDETLFLGAAPYYQRGRLPYAPGLADLLAEVLVLDGRGRLVDVGCGPGTLALGLGHLFGEVVGVDPDSGMLAEAGRRAAEAGVTDKVRWVRARAEELPKGLGTFTVATFGQSFHWMDRDLVAAIVKDMLRPDGVWVHVSDLKTETETETLSIDGLPHPGVPYAAVKDLVQRYLGPVRRAGRGVLPHGTPGGEDAVLIRAGFSGPERYVVPGGQALERTHGDVAAGVFSMSSSAPHLFGTRRDEFEEDLDRLLRETSPSGLYSERQPSTEVFVWREPTRSVSGRH
- a CDS encoding class I SAM-dependent methyltransferase — encoded protein: MSEPTYLTITRAAYDTVAVDYAELLSDELAAKPLDRAMLGTFAELVRGAGGGGPVGDLGCGPGRVTVHLDSLGLDAFGVDLSPGMIGEARRRYPGLRFEEGRMAALDLADGSLGGVVAWYSVIHTPPELLPAVFAEFHRVLAPGGHLLVAFQVGDERRHIEEAYGHAGLSYYAYRLRPDHVTELLGRAGIVVDARLVREPVGAEKQQQAFLLARKPEGA